A section of the Brevundimonas sp. AJA228-03 genome encodes:
- a CDS encoding glycohydrolase toxin TNT-related protein (This protein contains a domain related to Tuberculosis Necrotizing Toxin, which is the C-terminal effector domain of outer membrane channel protein CpnT, and which has a lethal NAD+-glycohydrolase activity.), producing the protein MTNRIDRTGWRARLQRWLTTPLMLMSMTLTLGLAACATPTGTPATPPTAAVMVEAWIGPVEEVRTDRIMTFYRAYGGGANRLGAWLSPTLPASRQSVRESLALPPQNTAEFYSVVTVPAGTLMKVGTAAPAFDQPGGGRQVQLLELIPPESFSDPMPLP; encoded by the coding sequence ATGACAAACCGGATCGATCGAACGGGCTGGCGCGCAAGGCTGCAGCGGTGGCTGACCACGCCCCTGATGCTGATGTCGATGACCCTGACGCTGGGCCTCGCCGCCTGCGCCACGCCGACCGGCACCCCCGCCACGCCACCGACCGCCGCCGTCATGGTCGAGGCCTGGATCGGCCCGGTCGAGGAAGTCCGCACCGACCGGATCATGACCTTCTACCGGGCCTATGGCGGAGGCGCGAACCGGCTGGGGGCCTGGCTGTCACCAACCCTGCCCGCCTCCCGCCAGTCGGTGCGCGAAAGCCTGGCCCTGCCGCCCCAGAACACGGCCGAGTTCTATTCCGTGGTCACCGTCCCCGCCGGTACCCTGATGAAGGTCGGCACGGCGGCCCCCGCCTTCGACCAGCCCGGCGGAGGTCGGCAGGTGCAGCTGCTGGAGCTGATTCCACCCGAAAGCTTCTCCGACCCCATGCCCCTGCCATGA
- a CDS encoding amidase: MFRTKIAWAVSASVVALSMASGAAAQSWGSAAAARDEATANSVILWNPAVGQVEWTPADGIAGMPILLKDNIETRDMPTTAGSLALANNAPGRDAPLVARLREAGAVILGKTNLSEWANIRSSASISGWSAVGGQTRNPYDFARTPCGSSAGSAAAVAIGLAPAAIGSETDGSITCPASVNGVVGFKPTVGLVSRTHIVPISHSQDTAGPIAMDVATAATVLTAMAGSDPADPATADADTHRIDFRAALDAGSLRGARLGVLRYLVGNYSTEAQATFEQALVALREQGAELVEITTAPDTSGVGAGELATLMTELKADLNAYLASTDPQQVPSRTLADLIAFNDAEPRETVLFGQELFIAAEATKGLDDPAYLEARATALRQAGPEGIDRMMAEHTVVALIAPSTSRAWTNDPNDDDRGQGSASRLPAVAGYPHLTVPMGLDRGMPIGLSFIGGKWDDARILSLGYAYEQHTPRPPKPPMP; this comes from the coding sequence ATGTTCAGAACGAAGATCGCATGGGCCGTTTCGGCCTCGGTGGTGGCGCTGTCGATGGCATCCGGCGCGGCGGCACAGAGCTGGGGCTCGGCGGCGGCGGCGCGGGACGAGGCCACGGCCAACAGCGTGATCCTGTGGAACCCGGCGGTCGGTCAGGTCGAGTGGACACCGGCGGACGGGATCGCCGGCATGCCGATCCTGCTGAAGGACAATATCGAGACGCGGGACATGCCGACGACTGCCGGGTCGCTGGCCCTGGCCAACAATGCGCCGGGGCGGGACGCGCCGCTGGTGGCGCGGCTGCGCGAGGCCGGGGCTGTGATCCTGGGCAAGACCAATCTGTCGGAGTGGGCCAATATCCGATCCAGCGCCTCGATCTCGGGCTGGAGTGCGGTCGGGGGGCAGACGCGCAATCCCTATGATTTCGCGCGGACGCCGTGCGGATCGTCGGCCGGGTCGGCGGCGGCCGTGGCCATCGGCCTGGCCCCGGCGGCGATCGGGTCGGAAACAGACGGATCGATCACCTGTCCGGCCTCCGTCAACGGCGTAGTCGGCTTCAAGCCCACGGTCGGGCTGGTCAGCCGCACCCATATCGTGCCGATCAGCCATTCGCAGGATACGGCGGGTCCCATCGCCATGGACGTGGCGACGGCTGCGACCGTTCTGACCGCCATGGCCGGGTCCGATCCCGCCGATCCGGCGACCGCCGATGCCGATACGCACAGGATCGACTTCCGTGCCGCCCTGGACGCCGGGTCGCTGAGGGGCGCGCGGCTGGGGGTCCTGCGCTATCTGGTGGGCAACTATTCGACAGAGGCGCAGGCGACGTTCGAACAGGCGTTGGTGGCGCTGCGGGAACAGGGGGCCGAGCTGGTCGAGATCACCACGGCCCCGGACACCTCGGGCGTGGGCGCGGGTGAACTGGCCACCCTCATGACCGAACTGAAGGCGGATCTGAACGCCTATCTGGCCTCCACCGATCCGCAACAGGTCCCCAGCCGGACACTGGCCGATCTGATCGCCTTCAATGACGCCGAGCCGCGCGAGACCGTGCTGTTCGGCCAGGAACTGTTCATCGCGGCCGAGGCAACGAAGGGGCTGGACGATCCGGCCTATCTGGAGGCGCGCGCCACGGCCCTGCGTCAGGCCGGGCCGGAGGGCATCGACCGGATGATGGCCGAACACACGGTCGTGGCCCTGATCGCGCCCAGCACATCCCGCGCCTGGACCAACGATCCCAACGATGACGACCGGGGTCAGGGATCCGCCAGCCGCCTGCCCGCCGTCGCCGGCTATCCGCACCTGACCGTGCCGATGGGGCTCGACCGCGGCATGCCGATCGGGCTGAGCTTCATCGGCGGCAAGTGGGACGACGCCAGGATCCTGTCGCTGGGCTATGCCTATGAGCAGCACACGCCTCGGCCGCCGAAGCCGCCTATGCCGTAA
- a CDS encoding DUF4175 family protein yields MTAVRVLLDRQREAQWRSVADTLAIGLPAVGVASALGWRLFGLAGLIAAGVFGLGVLSVFAIGRARRLDRDWLIGALDARLPGFEDSSALLFRDRDDLPGLAGLQRARIEGRIGDARAVDLRPAWSLRPIAASGAAAAVLTTFILVWPAPGSSARTTTDGPPAPGAAGPPAITAVRLRITPPAYTGLPVREQTALDASVPEGSRVEWIVDFAPQPTTARVDVPDGRATPLLRDGSRWTGSRPVDRPTLYRIAAEGLPRQRLHRLDAVADVAPVVQLIEPDRQLLLVTPGQARWTPVFEVSDDYGVLDTATLRITVTRGDGETITFEQRSTALTATGEARRRRFSTTLDLAREGMAPGSDLIVQLVVSDNRAPERHIVEGPSVILRWPTDLGLADGLDSMAAPVLPVYFASQRQIIIDMEALIAERPRLDPARFVSRSDAIGNDQARLRNRYSQFMGGENEVGGSTGGIALPTSDAPPAPALPTNDAPAASRFERPDDHPDHEGHQEGDTAPSGIGHAEDVLHAFGHAHDEGDAATLFDPGTRSTLSQMLNAMWSSERALRQGRPEDALPFANIALELLKQAQQATRIFLRRTGSDLPPVDLSRRLSGRRDDIVAEDPPPPVRTPADTVVAEAWRALDERPTSGRRPSLALGALERWVRENRGRLSDPLALGAAIDTVRNEPGCLDCRRRLRALLWSAMERPPVAVRRREAPGTRGQRYLDALR; encoded by the coding sequence ATGACTGCTGTCCGTGTGCTTCTGGACCGCCAGCGCGAGGCCCAGTGGCGGAGCGTCGCCGACACCCTGGCCATCGGCCTGCCCGCCGTCGGCGTCGCGTCCGCGCTCGGCTGGCGACTGTTCGGCCTCGCGGGGCTGATCGCGGCGGGTGTTTTCGGCCTGGGCGTCCTTTCGGTCTTCGCCATCGGCCGCGCCCGGCGGCTGGACCGGGACTGGCTGATCGGCGCGCTGGACGCCCGCCTGCCAGGCTTCGAGGACAGCTCGGCCCTGCTGTTCCGCGACCGCGACGACCTGCCCGGTCTCGCAGGCCTCCAGCGCGCCCGCATTGAAGGCCGCATCGGCGACGCCCGCGCGGTCGATTTGCGCCCCGCGTGGTCGCTTCGTCCGATCGCCGCGAGCGGGGCCGCGGCGGCGGTCCTGACTACGTTCATCCTGGTCTGGCCCGCGCCCGGCTCGAGCGCCCGCACGACAACCGATGGCCCGCCCGCGCCCGGCGCTGCAGGCCCCCCCGCGATCACCGCCGTGCGCCTCAGGATCACGCCCCCCGCCTACACCGGCCTGCCGGTCCGCGAGCAGACCGCCCTGGACGCCAGCGTGCCCGAAGGCTCGCGCGTCGAATGGATCGTCGATTTCGCCCCCCAGCCGACAACGGCCCGCGTCGATGTGCCGGATGGGCGCGCAACGCCGCTGCTGCGCGACGGCTCTCGATGGACGGGCAGCCGCCCGGTCGACCGACCGACCCTGTATCGCATCGCGGCAGAGGGCCTGCCCCGCCAGCGCCTGCACCGGCTCGACGCCGTCGCCGATGTCGCCCCCGTGGTCCAGCTGATCGAGCCCGATCGCCAGCTTCTGCTCGTCACCCCCGGCCAGGCCCGCTGGACCCCGGTGTTCGAGGTCAGCGACGACTATGGCGTGCTCGACACCGCCACCCTCAGGATCACCGTGACCAGGGGCGACGGCGAGACCATCACCTTCGAACAGCGATCGACCGCGCTGACCGCCACGGGCGAGGCGCGCCGACGCCGCTTTTCCACGACCCTGGACCTGGCCCGCGAGGGGATGGCCCCCGGCAGCGACCTGATCGTCCAGCTGGTAGTCAGCGACAACCGCGCCCCCGAACGCCATATTGTCGAGGGGCCCAGCGTGATCCTGCGCTGGCCGACCGACCTGGGTCTGGCCGACGGCCTGGACAGCATGGCCGCCCCCGTCCTGCCCGTCTATTTCGCCAGCCAGCGCCAGATCATCATCGACATGGAAGCCCTGATCGCCGAACGGCCCCGGCTGGATCCGGCAAGGTTCGTCAGCCGCTCGGACGCCATCGGCAACGATCAGGCCCGTCTGCGCAACCGCTACAGCCAGTTCATGGGCGGAGAGAACGAGGTCGGCGGCTCGACCGGCGGCATCGCCCTGCCCACCAGTGACGCCCCGCCTGCGCCTGCCCTGCCGACAAACGATGCGCCTGCGGCATCAAGGTTCGAGCGCCCTGACGACCACCCCGACCACGAAGGCCACCAGGAGGGCGACACGGCCCCCTCCGGCATCGGCCACGCGGAGGACGTCCTGCACGCCTTCGGCCATGCCCATGACGAGGGCGACGCCGCCACCCTGTTCGACCCCGGTACCCGCTCGACGCTCAGCCAGATGCTGAATGCGATGTGGAGCTCCGAGCGCGCCCTGCGTCAGGGCCGACCCGAGGATGCCCTGCCTTTCGCCAACATCGCGCTGGAGCTGCTGAAACAGGCGCAGCAGGCGACGCGCATCTTCCTTCGTCGGACCGGCTCGGACCTGCCGCCGGTCGATCTGTCCCGCCGCCTGAGCGGAAGGCGCGACGACATCGTCGCCGAGGATCCGCCTCCCCCCGTCCGAACGCCGGCCGACACCGTCGTCGCAGAGGCCTGGCGCGCCCTGGATGAACGGCCGACGTCGGGACGCAGGCCATCGCTGGCTCTGGGCGCTCTGGAGCGCTGGGTGCGCGAGAACCGGGGCCGGCTGTCCGATCCGCTGGCGCTGGGGGCCGCCATCGACACGGTGCGCAACGAGCCCGGCTGCCTGGACTGCCGCCGCCGCCTGCGCGCGCTTCTCTGGAGCGCGATGGAGCGCCCGCCCGTGGCCGTGCGCCGTCGCGAGGCCCCCGGCACACGCGGCCAGCGTTATTTGGATGCCCTGCGATGA
- a CDS encoding BatA domain-containing protein, translating to MSPALLAPLGLLALLALAIPVVIHIARKTETRTIAFAALRWLEARPNPRRSVTVDERWLLAVRLLLLTLLAVWLARPVLWNAGDSRPVVAIAPGVDAATLASLTDREERRVWLAPGFPAVGSPAPRAGPDIASQIRQLDAELPPQTPLAIVVPATLDDVDTERPRLSRRVDWRVGPEATATATPAPVPPLALSVRYSPGTEGAVRYFRAAATAWTTADARPDFEAATTDQPLGRNTRALVWLAPGPIPDRIVTWVRDGGTILAAVDAAVPVEGETTPVWRDATGAPLALAGALGRGRVVRLTRPLEPASIPGLVEASFPDALQAMLRPTPTPARVAAAAWTPLTGAVPYDPPPLDLRPWLALLIAAAFASERWMATRRQRAVAP from the coding sequence ATGAGCCCCGCCCTTCTGGCCCCCCTCGGCCTGCTGGCCCTGCTGGCCCTGGCGATTCCGGTCGTCATCCACATCGCCCGGAAGACCGAGACCCGGACGATCGCGTTCGCCGCCCTGCGCTGGCTCGAGGCTCGTCCGAACCCCCGGCGCAGCGTGACCGTCGACGAGCGCTGGCTGCTGGCCGTCCGTCTGCTGCTGTTGACCCTGCTGGCCGTCTGGCTGGCCCGCCCGGTGCTGTGGAACGCCGGGGACAGCCGACCGGTCGTCGCGATTGCGCCCGGCGTCGATGCCGCCACCCTCGCCTCGCTGACGGACCGTGAGGAACGACGGGTCTGGCTCGCGCCCGGATTTCCCGCCGTCGGCAGCCCCGCCCCTCGTGCCGGTCCGGACATCGCCAGCCAGATCCGGCAGCTCGACGCGGAGCTGCCGCCGCAGACCCCGCTCGCGATCGTCGTGCCCGCAACCCTGGACGACGTCGATACCGAACGGCCCAGACTGTCCCGCCGTGTCGACTGGCGCGTCGGGCCGGAGGCGACCGCAACCGCGACACCGGCACCGGTCCCGCCGCTGGCCCTGTCGGTCCGCTATTCGCCAGGGACCGAGGGGGCCGTCCGCTATTTCCGGGCCGCCGCCACGGCCTGGACGACGGCCGACGCCCGGCCGGATTTCGAGGCCGCAACGACGGATCAGCCCCTCGGACGCAACACCCGTGCCCTCGTCTGGCTGGCGCCGGGTCCGATTCCCGACCGGATCGTCACCTGGGTTCGCGACGGCGGGACCATTCTCGCGGCCGTCGACGCCGCTGTTCCGGTCGAGGGCGAAACCACGCCCGTCTGGCGCGACGCGACCGGCGCACCGCTCGCGCTCGCCGGAGCCCTGGGGCGTGGCCGCGTCGTCCGCCTGACCCGTCCCCTGGAGCCGGCCTCCATCCCGGGTCTGGTCGAGGCCTCCTTCCCCGATGCCCTTCAGGCGATGCTGCGACCCACACCGACCCCGGCTCGCGTCGCGGCCGCCGCCTGGACGCCCCTGACCGGAGCGGTGCCCTACGACCCGCCGCCGCTGGACCTGCGTCCGTGGCTGGCCCTGCTGATCGCTGCCGCCTTCGCCTCCGAGCGATGGATGGCCACCCGGCGGCAAAGGGCGGTCGCGCCATGA
- a CDS encoding DUF58 domain-containing protein: protein MSPLDLPPELRTRLRALSIVPRRAAALASAGMHDSRNRGGGLEFAQYRAYERGDDLRGIDWKLYARSDKFFVRDAERESPIAVWFVLDASASMGQVDLARPDWSRFDAARRLVASLVEIALYQGDRFGLIVEAADGPLVIAPGGGGRHRDRLLLTLAPIQPEGIARWERDVPVFGEQIGRNDLILLVSDGFDEACIATAERLAMSGRDVALFQVLTADERDFPFAHGYRFHDPETGREIVGDGRALRQDFNARFADARATLSARLEARGIRHVEHFTDESADVPIRTLFRSAGRA, encoded by the coding sequence ATGTCGCCGCTGGACCTGCCTCCCGAACTGCGGACGCGCCTTCGCGCCCTGTCCATCGTCCCGCGGCGCGCGGCGGCGCTGGCCAGCGCGGGGATGCACGACAGCCGCAACCGCGGCGGTGGCCTGGAGTTCGCCCAGTACCGGGCCTATGAGCGCGGTGACGACCTGCGCGGCATCGACTGGAAGCTCTATGCCCGGTCCGACAAATTCTTCGTCCGCGACGCCGAGCGCGAAAGCCCGATCGCCGTCTGGTTCGTCCTCGACGCCAGCGCCTCCATGGGCCAGGTCGATCTGGCCCGCCCCGACTGGTCCCGCTTCGATGCCGCGCGCCGTCTCGTCGCCAGCCTGGTCGAGATCGCTCTGTATCAGGGCGACCGCTTCGGTCTGATCGTGGAGGCAGCGGATGGCCCCCTCGTCATCGCGCCCGGCGGCGGCGGGCGTCACCGCGACCGGCTGCTGCTGACGCTGGCCCCGATTCAGCCCGAGGGCATCGCCCGGTGGGAACGGGACGTCCCGGTCTTTGGCGAGCAGATAGGTCGCAACGACCTGATCCTGCTGGTCAGCGACGGCTTCGACGAGGCCTGCATCGCCACTGCCGAACGCCTCGCCATGTCGGGCCGCGACGTCGCCCTGTTCCAGGTCCTGACCGCCGACGAGCGCGATTTTCCCTTCGCTCATGGCTATCGCTTCCACGACCCCGAGACCGGCCGGGAGATCGTGGGCGACGGCCGCGCCCTGCGTCAGGACTTCAACGCCCGCTTCGCCGACGCCCGCGCCACCCTGTCTGCCCGGCTTGAGGCGCGCGGCATCCGCCACGTCGAGCATTTCACCGACGAGAGCGCCGACGTCCCGATCCGCACCCTGTTCCGAAGCGCAGGCCGCGCATGA
- a CDS encoding MoxR family ATPase has product MTTPTLSEIDARLGQLGKLKAAIGQAIVGQTEVVEQLLIGLLAGGHCLIEGVPGLGKTLLVRTLGQALALEFRRVQFTPDLMPSDILGTEVLEEDHGTGHRSFRFQPGPVFTNLFLADELNRTPPKTQAALLEAMQEHTVSYAGVTHRLNEPFFVLATQNPLEQAGTYPLPEAQLDRFLLNIRVGYPTADEERAILVQTTGGADGTVPQVMTGADVVALQGWVRQIYVGEALLTWITALVRATRPSADAPKAIQDYVRWGAGPRAGQALVLAAKARALLNGRLAATREDVVALAAPVLRHRILLSFAAEAERKTADDVVAALLAALPPPRPD; this is encoded by the coding sequence ATGACCACGCCGACCCTATCCGAAATCGACGCCCGTCTCGGCCAACTCGGCAAGCTGAAGGCCGCGATCGGCCAGGCCATCGTCGGCCAGACCGAGGTCGTCGAGCAGCTGCTGATCGGCCTGCTGGCAGGCGGTCACTGCCTGATCGAGGGCGTGCCGGGGCTGGGCAAGACCCTGCTGGTCCGCACCCTGGGTCAGGCCCTGGCGCTCGAGTTTCGCCGCGTCCAGTTCACCCCGGACCTGATGCCGTCCGACATCCTCGGAACCGAGGTGCTGGAAGAGGACCACGGCACCGGCCACCGGTCGTTCAGGTTTCAGCCCGGCCCGGTCTTCACCAACCTGTTCCTCGCCGACGAACTGAACCGCACGCCGCCCAAGACCCAGGCCGCCCTGCTGGAGGCCATGCAGGAACACACCGTCAGCTACGCCGGGGTGACCCACCGGCTGAACGAACCGTTCTTCGTGCTGGCGACCCAGAACCCGCTTGAACAGGCCGGGACCTATCCCCTGCCCGAAGCCCAGCTGGACCGGTTCCTGCTCAACATCCGCGTCGGTTATCCGACCGCCGACGAGGAACGCGCCATCCTGGTCCAGACGACCGGCGGCGCCGACGGTACCGTGCCCCAGGTGATGACCGGAGCCGACGTCGTCGCCCTGCAGGGCTGGGTGCGTCAGATCTATGTGGGCGAGGCCCTGCTGACATGGATCACCGCCCTGGTCCGCGCGACCCGCCCGTCCGCCGACGCGCCCAAGGCCATCCAGGACTATGTCCGCTGGGGGGCCGGTCCCCGCGCCGGTCAGGCGCTGGTGCTGGCCGCCAAGGCCCGGGCCCTGCTGAACGGCCGTCTGGCGGCGACGCGGGAGGACGTCGTGGCCCTGGCCGCTCCGGTGCTTCGCCACCGCATCCTGCTGTCCTTCGCCGCCGAGGCGGAGCGAAAGACGGCCGACGACGTCGTCGCCGCCCTGCTGGCCGCCCTGCCCCCGCCCCGTCCGGACTGA
- a CDS encoding DUF4159 domain-containing protein, with translation MTRADCLKLLIGGGFGAMLTGLPRSAGAQATYDFWFTRLRYDSGDWDVDQRMPANLLTSLVDYTNLRVDPEERVIDLADPAMLTAPFCYLAGHKLVEFNAAEARNFERYVRNGGFVFVDDCNHDIDGLFATSFERQMRSIFGEDALKKLPDDHGIYRSFFRFEDGPPATSFELNGWGDDLVHDYLKGIEIGGRLGLLYSNKDYGCEWDYDWRNKRFLAEDNTKFAVNIVIYALTA, from the coding sequence ATGACACGCGCCGACTGTCTCAAGCTGCTGATCGGCGGTGGCTTTGGGGCCATGCTCACGGGACTCCCCCGGTCAGCCGGCGCCCAGGCAACCTACGATTTCTGGTTCACGCGTCTGCGCTACGATTCCGGCGACTGGGACGTGGATCAGCGAATGCCCGCCAATCTGCTGACCTCGCTGGTCGACTACACCAATCTGCGGGTCGATCCGGAAGAGCGGGTGATCGACCTGGCCGACCCCGCCATGCTGACCGCGCCCTTCTGCTACCTGGCCGGTCACAAGCTGGTGGAGTTCAACGCGGCCGAGGCCAGGAACTTCGAACGCTATGTTCGCAACGGCGGCTTCGTCTTCGTCGATGACTGCAACCACGACATCGACGGCCTGTTCGCCACCTCGTTCGAACGCCAGATGCGCTCGATCTTCGGTGAGGACGCTCTGAAGAAACTGCCCGACGACCACGGGATCTATCGCAGCTTCTTCCGCTTCGAGGACGGCCCGCCCGCGACCAGTTTCGAACTGAATGGCTGGGGCGACGACCTGGTGCACGACTATCTGAAGGGTATCGAGATCGGGGGTCGCCTCGGCCTGCTCTATTCCAACAAGGACTATGGCTGCGAGTGGGATTATGACTGGCGCAACAAGCGCTTCCTCGCCGAAGACAATACGAAATTCGCGGTCAACATCGTCATCTACGCCCTGACCGCATGA
- a CDS encoding TldD/PmbA family protein, with product MSIMTEAEARTILDKVIALSTADECTAQLDGTIDGNIRFALNNVSTSGVITNTELGVQVAFGKRVGTASINEFSDDALARVVKRAEDLARLAPENPEFMPAVGPQTYTPTDTFTAATAAITPENRAEVARASIEPCKSQNLIAAGFLNDNQSFTAFANSNGAFGYQRSTSMDYTCTVRTEDGRGSGWVGRNLQDASRFNVDNDIQIAMRKASASAEAQALEPGKYTVILEPAAAAGLISFMFNFFDARSADEGRSFLSKAGGGNKIGEQVFDPRVNVYSDPAYAESPALPWDGDGLPRGRVNIIENGIVRSLQYSRYWAEKQGVPQRAQPGNTIMEGGTKSTSDLVRETERGVLVTRTWYIRMVDPQTVLLTGLTRDGTFYIENGELKYPLKNFRFNESPVIMLNNIDELGRSVRVKADEGGSMMIPPMRLRDFTFTSLSDAV from the coding sequence ATGAGCATCATGACGGAAGCCGAGGCCAGGACGATCCTCGACAAGGTGATCGCGCTGTCGACCGCCGACGAATGCACCGCCCAGCTGGACGGCACAATCGACGGCAACATTCGCTTCGCCCTGAACAACGTCTCGACCAGCGGGGTCATCACCAACACCGAGCTGGGCGTCCAGGTCGCCTTCGGAAAGCGCGTCGGCACGGCCTCGATCAACGAGTTCTCCGACGACGCCCTTGCCCGGGTGGTGAAGCGGGCCGAAGATCTGGCCCGGCTGGCGCCCGAGAACCCGGAGTTCATGCCTGCGGTCGGACCCCAGACCTACACGCCGACGGACACCTTCACGGCGGCGACGGCGGCCATCACGCCCGAGAACCGCGCCGAGGTCGCCCGCGCCTCGATCGAGCCTTGCAAAAGCCAGAACCTGATCGCCGCCGGCTTCCTGAACGACAATCAGAGCTTCACCGCCTTCGCCAACTCGAACGGAGCCTTTGGTTATCAGCGCTCGACCAGCATGGATTACACCTGCACGGTGCGGACCGAGGACGGGCGCGGCTCCGGCTGGGTCGGACGCAACCTGCAGGACGCCAGCCGCTTCAACGTCGACAACGACATCCAGATCGCCATGCGCAAGGCCAGCGCCTCGGCCGAGGCCCAGGCCCTGGAGCCGGGCAAGTATACGGTGATCCTGGAACCTGCGGCGGCCGCGGGCCTGATCTCCTTCATGTTCAACTTCTTCGACGCCCGTTCGGCCGACGAGGGGCGCAGCTTCCTGTCGAAGGCCGGCGGCGGCAACAAGATCGGCGAGCAGGTCTTCGATCCGCGCGTCAACGTCTACTCCGACCCTGCCTATGCCGAGTCCCCCGCCCTGCCCTGGGACGGCGACGGCCTGCCGCGCGGACGCGTCAACATCATCGAGAACGGTATCGTCCGCAGCCTGCAGTACTCGCGTTACTGGGCCGAAAAGCAGGGCGTGCCGCAACGGGCGCAACCCGGCAACACCATCATGGAAGGCGGCACCAAGTCGACCTCCGACCTGGTGCGCGAGACAGAGCGCGGCGTGCTGGTCACCCGCACCTGGTACATCCGCATGGTGGACCCCCAGACCGTGCTGCTGACCGGTCTGACCCGCGACGGCACCTTCTACATCGAGAACGGCGAGCTGAAGTATCCGCTGAAGAACTTCCGCTTCAATGAGTCACCCGTCATCATGCTGAACAATATCGACGAACTGGGCCGCTCGGTCCGGGTCAAGGCCGATGAAGGCGGCTCCATGATGATCCCTCCGATGCGCCTGCGCGACTTCACCTTCACGTCGCTGTCCGACGCAGTCTGA